Proteins from a single region of Nocardioides anomalus:
- the ilvD gene encoding dihydroxy-acid dehydratase: MSDAPDIKPRSRDVTDGLERAAARGMLRAVGMGDEDFAKPQIGVASSWNEITPCNLSLQRLAQAVKHGVHAAGGFPMEFGTISVSDGISMGHEGMHFSLVSREVIADSVETVMSAERMDGSVLLAGCDKSLPGMMMAAARLDLASVFLYAGSIMPGQVDGRDVTIIDAFEAVGACLAGKISREEVDRVERAICPGEGACGGMYTANTMAAVAEAIGMSLPGSAAPPAVDRRRDGFAHRSGEAVVGLLRRGITARQIMTREAFENAITVVMALGGSTNAVLHLLAMAREAEVDLSIDDFNRIGDKVPHLGDLKPFGRYVMNDVDKVGGIPVVMKALLDAGLMHGDCLTVTGKTMAENLSTLSPPPLDDDVLRALDRPIHATGGLTILKGSLAPDGAVVKSAGFDESVFTGTARVFDGERAAMDALEAGQITAGDVVVIRYEGPKGGPGMREMLAITGAIKGAGLGKDVLLITDGRFSGGTTGLCVGHIAPEAVDGGPIAFLRDGDRITLDVLNRSLEVEQGEDWDQRKEGWEPLAPKYTTGVLAKYRKLVSSAAHGAVTG; the protein is encoded by the coding sequence GTGAGCGACGCGCCCGACATCAAGCCCCGTTCCCGCGACGTCACCGACGGCCTGGAGAGGGCCGCGGCGCGAGGCATGCTGCGGGCGGTGGGCATGGGCGACGAGGACTTCGCCAAGCCCCAGATCGGCGTGGCCTCGAGCTGGAACGAGATCACCCCCTGCAACCTCTCCCTGCAGCGGCTGGCCCAGGCGGTCAAGCACGGCGTGCACGCGGCGGGCGGCTTCCCGATGGAGTTCGGCACCATCTCGGTCTCCGACGGCATCTCGATGGGCCACGAGGGGATGCACTTCTCGCTGGTCTCGCGCGAGGTCATCGCCGACTCGGTCGAGACGGTGATGAGCGCCGAGCGGATGGACGGCTCGGTGCTGCTGGCCGGCTGCGACAAGTCGCTGCCCGGGATGATGATGGCCGCCGCGCGGCTCGACCTGGCCAGCGTCTTCCTGTACGCCGGGTCGATCATGCCCGGCCAGGTCGACGGTCGCGACGTGACGATCATCGACGCCTTCGAGGCGGTCGGCGCCTGCCTGGCCGGCAAGATCAGCCGCGAGGAGGTCGACCGCGTCGAGCGCGCGATCTGTCCCGGTGAGGGCGCGTGCGGTGGCATGTACACCGCCAACACCATGGCCGCGGTGGCCGAGGCCATCGGGATGTCGCTGCCCGGCTCGGCCGCGCCGCCGGCCGTGGACCGCCGCCGCGACGGGTTCGCGCACCGCTCCGGCGAGGCCGTGGTCGGGCTGCTGCGCCGGGGCATCACCGCCCGCCAGATCATGACGCGCGAGGCGTTCGAGAACGCCATCACCGTGGTCATGGCCCTCGGCGGCTCGACCAACGCCGTGCTGCACCTGCTGGCCATGGCCCGCGAGGCCGAGGTCGACCTGAGCATCGACGACTTCAACCGGATCGGCGACAAGGTCCCGCACCTCGGCGACCTCAAGCCGTTCGGCCGCTACGTGATGAACGACGTCGACAAGGTCGGCGGCATCCCCGTGGTCATGAAGGCGCTGCTGGACGCCGGCCTCATGCACGGCGACTGCCTCACCGTCACCGGCAAGACCATGGCCGAGAACCTCTCCACCCTGTCGCCGCCGCCCCTGGACGACGACGTGCTGCGTGCCCTGGACCGCCCGATCCACGCCACCGGCGGCCTCACCATCCTCAAGGGCTCGCTCGCCCCCGACGGCGCCGTGGTCAAGAGCGCCGGCTTCGACGAGTCGGTCTTCACCGGCACCGCCCGGGTCTTCGACGGCGAGCGCGCCGCCATGGACGCCCTCGAGGCCGGGCAGATCACCGCCGGCGACGTGGTCGTCATCCGCTACGAGGGCCCCAAGGGCGGCCCCGGCATGCGCGAGATGCTGGCCATCACCGGCGCCATCAAGGGCGCCGGGCTGGGCAAGGACGTCCTGCTCATCACCGACGGCCGGTTCTCCGGCGGCACCACCGGCCTGTGCGTCGGCCACATCGCCCCCGAGGCCGTGGACGGCGGCCCGATCGCGTTCCTGCGCGACGGCGACCGGATCACCCTCGACGTCCTCAACCGGTCCCTCGAGGTCGAGCAGGGCGAGGACTGGGACCAGCGCAAGGAAGGCTGGGAGCCGCTGGCGCCGAAGTACACCACCGGTGTGCTCGCCAAGTACCGCAAGCTCGTCTCCTCAGCCGCGCACGGGGCGGTCACGGGCTAG